TATTCGCGGCCGGAGTGACCGTGGGCATCGCCGTGACCGACTGGTGCCGCTTCGATTACCGCAGGCGCAGCGTCGTCGTGAACCCCTACCGCGTGGCCTCGTTCAACCGGGTGGTGGTCACGGGCGCTCCCGCCTACAGGCCCTGGGTGTACGAACCCTCGCGCCGGCAGGGCTACGGGCACACCTCCGGCACCCCTGGGCATCGTTACGGCCAGCCCGGGACCGTGGCCTCCCCGATCCAGCGAGGGCCCGCCTATGGAGCGCCGCCTGTGGCAGCGCCTCCGGCACGCGTTCTCCCTCCCCCGCAGACGGTTCCGCCGCGCCATGCGGAGCCTCCATCCGTGGCCGCGCCTCCGCCGGGCTTCAAGGGGCAAGCTGGCGGTCAGACCCCGCCCGCCGTGGCTGCTCCCCCGCCCGCCCATCAGCCCCACCCCGAAGGGACGCCGCACGGATGGGGCGGCCGTGAAGGCTCGCTCCCGGCGGCCAATCCCGGGCGTCAGGTTGGGCCTCCTCCGGCTCCCCCCCAGGGCGGACGCTTCCAGAATCCGTATATCGGACCAGGGCCGTCCGCTCCAGGTGGCTACGGAGGCCCGAGTGGAGGACATGGCGGAGGAGGCAGAGGCGGCGGGCACCGCTGACCATCGCCCAGCCTTCCGGGTACATTTATGTTTGGACATCACGCTCCCGCTCGGTCATTGGAGGGCGCGAACGAGCCGGGCGGCGGGCATCCCCCTCCCCGGCGAATCCGAACATCGAAGAGCAAAGCATGAGCCAACGCGACAGGAACAACTCCGGCCCGGTCTACTCAACCGAACACGGCAGCATGTGCCCGGCCTGCGGGAAGCCCGCGGCGGGGTGCGACTGCGCCAAGCGCAAGGCCTCCGCAGCCGGAGACGGCATCGTCAGGATCATGCGCCAGACCAAAGGGCGCAAAGGCAAGGGCGTCAGCCTCATCACCGGTTTGCCCCTCCGAGGCGAGGCCCTGGAGAAGCTGGCGAAACAGCTGAAACAACGCTGCGGGGCGGGGGGAGCGATCAAGGACGGCGTGATCGAAATACAGGGCGACCACAGGGAAGCCTTGGCCCAGGAGTTGAAGAAGCTGGGCTACACGGTCAAGCTGGCAGGGGGTTGAGGGCGCCGGGCCGGGCTACAGGCTCACCAGTTCCACCTGGTCGAGCGGCCTGCCCAGAAAACGCTCCCCTACCTCCTGAAAGCGGTGTGGCACGTCCGTCACGTGGAACACGTGGCGCGGCGGCTCGCCGGATGCGTTTTCAAGGTCCATCTCGCGCAGCAGGGCCTCGGCGCGCAAGGAGATCGCCTCGGCCGAGTCCACCAACTGCACCCCCGGCCCCATCACGGACTGGAGCATGGGCTTGAGCAGCGGGTAATGCGTGCACCCCAGGACCAGAGTGTCGATGTTCTGCGCCAGCAGCGGGGTAAGATACTCGAACGCCGTGAGCCGGGTTACGGGGTGGTCGGTCCAGCCTTCCTCCACCAGTGGGACGAAAAGCGGGCAGGCCTGGGTGGTGATGAACATGCCGTCGTGCTCGTAACGCTGGATCGCCTGGAGGTAGGCCCCGCTGGACGTGGTGGAAGGCGTGGCGATTATGCCGATGCGATGGTTGCGGGTGTGGGCCACGGCGGTGCGCGCCCCCGCGTCTATGACCTCCAGCACGGGCACGCCGGAGAGGGCGCGGACGGCGTCGTAGGCCACGGCGGCCATGGTGTTGCAGGCGATGATGAGCATCTTCACCCGCTTCTCCAGCAGGAATTTGGCGATCTCCACGGCGTAACGAGAAATGATGTCCTGGGATTTCACTCCATAGGGCACACGGGCGGTATCTCCGAAATAGAGCACGCTCTCGCGCGGCAGGCGCTCCATGACGGCGCGGGCCACGGTGAGGCCGCCCACTCCGGAGTCGAAAATGCCGATGGGGGAGGATGAATTATTATTCATGCGCTGGTTTTATCCGAAAAAATAGGGCAGAGTCATGTGCAACCGCGTTCCGAAGCCAGGGCGATACACACTATCCCCCTGGCTGACAAGGAGCACCTGGCGGAGGGGGAGTCAGATTGACAATTCACTGCCGGGGCATTAACTTTTGTAAGCTTCCAACAACCATGATTTCATAGAGGTCCGCCATGCCGATACGCACGGACATCCGTCACCGCCTGACCCGCATCGTCCGGGCCAGCGCATACGCCTTGCCGGTTCTGTTGTCGATCTGCCTCGCCGCGCCCGCGCCGTCCTCGGCGCAGGACGCCTCATCAGCCGTGATCGCCGCCACCGACGTGAACGCCCTGCTGGCCATAGCGAGAGAAAGCCTGATCAGCGGGCAGTACTCCAACTCCCTTATCGCCAGCAACAAGGCCTTGCGCCTGAGCAACAACGAAAACCCCGACGCTTATCTGCTGCGCTCCATGGCCGAATTCTACCTCGGCTCATACAGCCAGGCCAGGTCGGATGCACGCCGCGCGGGTGAGCTTTACCGCAATTCCACCCTCTGCGACCAATATCTCCTCAACAACACCCTGCAGGACGCCCTGGGCACCACAAACAACTATTATTACGACGCTGGCTACACGCCATACCTCTACTCCGCCCTGACCCTCGGCTCTTCGTACCTCTATCCGGGGACGACAACGGCCACCAGCACCAACGGCACCACCACCGGCACAACTGGCACCACCACGACCCAGTCCTCCCTGAGCCGGACAGGAACGACCTATTCCACTGGCACCACCGGAACCACTGGCACCACCGGGACTAACGGCACCACCGGCACCACCTCGACCTCATCCTCGGGCACCATTTCCGCTATGGGCTCCTCCGGCAGCTCCATCAAGCTGCCTGTCTCGGAAAACCTGGACCAGAAGGAAGCCGCGGAGGACGCCGCCCAACAGCAGCAGAACCAGATGATCGCCCAGACCATTCTGCCACTGGCCACCTGCACCGCAGTGCAGAAGGGCAACAAGAGCAAGATCGTCCCCTCCTGGCTGGAGCAGGGCCTCGCCAACCTCCGCACGGCCCAGTTCACGGCGGCCGACGCCACGTTCTCCCAGGCCCTCTCCCTGGACGCCCAGAACGTTGTCGCCCAGGCAGGCCTCGGGCTGGCCTATGCGGGCCAGGCCGGCTCCACGCTGGCTCTTTCGCAGCTCAACCAGACCGTGGCCCAGTCCCCGGGCTCCGACTTCGCCCTCACGGCGCGCGGCATCTACTGGCTGCAGACCCTCAACTATCAGAACGCCCTGAACGACCTGAACCAGGCGCTCAGCATCGCCCCCAACAACGCCGACATCGTGGGCGACATCTCGCTTACCTATTACGCCCAGTGGAAGATCCAGACAGGCACGGCCTCCCCTTCCAACCCCGGCAACCAGGTGCTGCTGCAGAACGCCTTGACCCAAGCCACCAAGGCCATCAACCTCTCGCCTGAATACGCCGGGCTCTACACCCTTCGCGCCGCCATCGAATCGGATATGGCCGCCTCCACCTCTGACACGGGGCTCCAGAGCAGCCTGAACACTGACGCCGCCAACGACCGCAGCAAGGCCGCCAGCCTCCAGGCGGTGGCGGGCAACGCCGTGGTAAACTCCACGACCCTGCCGACAACAACGACAACCACCACGACCACCACCGGGCAGACGACCACCACGGTCTCCCCCACTATTGGCTTCGCCCCGGTGCAGACGGCGCTCGGGTCGCAGTGGCCCTTCTTCCTGAGCCTGCCATTGAGTTACGCACCCCTGTGAGCCAGGCGATCGCGGCGGCGACCCCGAATCAGGGTATTTCCACCCGACTGCGTCCTGAAACGGTGCACTTGGGGTGGAACGCACGTTGACATCGCAGCGCCCGTGAGACAAAACATATCAAAAAAGGTCCACGTGTTGCATACCAATAATTACAAGCTCCCCGAGGCCGCCATTTCCGAAGCCGTTCTACGTCCTTCCGCCCGGAGACCTCTGCGGCTCCTGCTGATGGGACTCGTCGTCCTCGCGCTGCTGGGGGGGTGCAATCAGGCGGGCAAGCAACCGCCGGCCACCCGCGAGGCCGACTCCATGCGCGTCGACGATCCGGAAAAGATCGTCCAGCAGACCACCATGCACCTGAGCGGTTCGCAACAGTCCGCCGCCGATTATCAGTTGCGAGGGCAGGCCTATTTCCAGCTCTACCAGTACGACCTGGCCTACAAGGATTTCGAGCAGGTGACCCAGAGGAATTCCCGTTCCGCCACAGCCTGGTTCAACCTGGGCACGGCCGCCTTCAAGCTCAACAAGGAAGACCGCGCCGTGGACTACTTCACCCAGGCCATCTCCCTGGACGGGTCCATGCTCAAGGCCTACAACAACAGGGGGCTCGCATATCTCAGCCTTGGCCAGAACGAAAAGGCCCTCAACGATTTCAACATGGCCCTGCGCCTGAGCGAAAACCGCAACTTCGAGGCCCTCTTCAACAGGGCCATCGCCTACCAGCGCACCAAGGATTTCGACAGGGCCCTGGCCGACTACGACAAGCTGCTCTCCATGCAGATGGATTTCGCCCCGGCTTTGGCCAACAAGGCGGAAATCTACTGGACCATCAAACGTTTTCCTGAAGCCCGCAAAGCGCTCGATCTGGCCGTGAAATCATCCCCGCGCGATCCCGACCTCTATTTCAACCGGGCCATCATCCTCGAGCAGCTCAACGACGTACAGGGCGCCCTGCAGGACTACGGGCAGGCTCTGTCCCTCAAATCCAATTTTGCCGCGGCATACTACAATCGCGGCCTGCTGCTCATGCGCACCAACAACCCGAACAAGGGCTGCGAGGACTTGAGCGTCGCCTGTATGCTCGGACTGTGCGAACGCTATGACGAAACCAAGAAACTGGGTCTCTGCAATTGAGGCGGCCTGGCATCACGGCGATCATATCTGGAGCCAGGCCATGAGGCACCGCCGGGCTGAAACCGGGCGGGCCGCCCGCTGGAGGCCATAATGTCGGAATTCTCCCTCAAGGCCTTGAGCTACGCGCTCACCGCGCTGCTGTGCGTGATATCCGCCATGGTCGTCGCCAAGGGGCTCTTCACATCGCCTGCTCCCTTGCCCGGCAAGGCGGGTATCGAAGCTTCGGCTCCGGCCGCACAAGGGGGCGCGGGAGCCCCGAAGGGCGACCTCTCCATTGGCGGCGACGTGGATGCCATAGTCAGCCGGAATCTCTTCAGCGCCACCCGCAAGGAAGCCGCGGAAGCCCCGCGCGAAGAGGCCGCCCTGCCCGACTCCTCCGTCGCCTACGACCTCATCGGCACCGCGGTGCATACCGATCCCCAGTGGAGCATGGCCTTTCTGGTGGACAAGTCCAACAGGGCGCCGAAGAGCGTCTCAGTGGGGCAGGCCCTTGGTGAGGCGGTGGTGCTTTCCATCGAGGAGGACCACATGGTGCTGCTGCGGCAGGGCCAGCAGGAAATCCTCAAGAAAAAACCGTAAACGGCGACACCATGCCAGTTTTCGAATACGTGGCCATCGACGCCCTGGGCAAGAACTGCAAGGGCATCCTCGCGGCGGATAGCGCCGCTTCCGCGCGGCACGCCCTGCTGCAGCGCAAACTCTTCGTCAAAAGCCTCCGCGCCGCCCAAGCGGACGCCGTGGCGGATAAGACCCCGGCCAAAGCCGGGTGGCAGATGCCCGTGCTCTTCTCCGGGGTGACGCGCCAACAGCTCACGGGCGCCACACAGGTTCTGGCCACCCTGCTGGAGGCGGGCCTGCCCCTGGACAAGGCCCTTTCCGGTCTTATCGAACACATGCCGACGGCGCCTGCGCAGCGGGTCTTCTCGCATATTCTGGAGCGCGTGAAGGAGGGCTGGGAGCTCTCCGCAGCCCTGGCCGAGCATCCGCGCGTCTTCCCGGACACGTACATCCACATGGTCCGGGCGGGCGAATCCTCAGGCACGCTGCAGATCGTCATGTCCAACCTCTCCACCTACCTGGAGAGGCAGTACGCCCTGAAGCGCAAGCTCCAGGCGGCCATGATCTACCCGTGCTTCATCCTGGTCTTCGGCGCGCTGGTCATCTCCATCCTGCTGCTCTACGTGATCCCGGAGGTGACGCGCATTTTCGTCGACCTGAAGCGGGATCTCCCGGTGCCCACGGTGATCCTGATCGCGGTCACCGATTTCATGCGCTCCTACTGGCCATTGATGCTCGGCGGCATGGTGGGGCTGTTCCTGACGATGCTCAGGGTGGCCCGCATCCCGGCGGTGCGCCGCGTGCTGGACAGAATCCTGCTGTACGTGCCGGTGATCGGCCCCATCGTGCACGAGGCGGCCATGGCCCGCTTGACGCGCTCGCTCGGCACCTGCCTCAAGCAGGGCGTGACGCTGCTGGACGCAGTGGACATCGGCGCGGCAGTGGCGGGCAACACCGTGTTCGCCGAAGCCATGGCCGCGGTGCGCGAGAAAGCCCAGCAGGGCGCGGGCATTACCGAGCCCATGCGGGCCACGGGTGTGTTCTCGCCCATCGTACTCCAGCTGGCGGCGGCGGGCGAACAGAGCGGCCAGCTGGACTCCATGCTGCTCACCGTGGCCAGGATGCTGGAGGCCGAGGTGGAGAACCGGGTCACGGCGGCCAGTTCCGTGGTGGAGCCCGCCCTGATCCTGGCCATGGGCGCGGTGGTCGCCTTCATGGTGGTGGCCGTCATGCTTCCGATTTTCGAAATGAGCAGCCTCATAGGCTGAGCTTCCCAATTCGCCAAAGGAGTATCCATGCATTCCAACCCGACCAACAATCGCATTCCGGCGCTTTTCCGCCGTTCGCAGTCAGGCTTCACGCTTATCGAAATGATGGTCGTCATCGTCATTCTCGGAGTTCTCGCCGGGCTTGTGGTGCCGCGCTTCATCGACCAGCCTGACAAGGCCAAGGTGGTCAAGGCCAAGGCGCAGATCGAGAGCCTCTCCATGGCCATCAAGCAGTACAAGCTGGACAACGGGGTCTACCCCACCACCGAGCAGGGCCTGAAGTCGCTCAAGGAGAAGCCCACCATGGGCCGCGTGCCCCAGAACTACCCGCCTCGCGGCTACCTGGACGGCCCCCTGCCCAAGGACCCCTGGAACAACGAGTTCATTTACATCTCGCCCGGCGAGCACAACGACTTCGAGATCGTCAGCCTCGGAGCGGACGCCCAGCCCGGCGGCGAAGGCCCCAACGCGGACATCAAGAGCTGGGAAATCAACTAGCCCCGGACGCACACATGCGCCTCACCCCGCCTCCCGGCAGGACCGGCCACCAGCCCCCGGGCGCGCTCCGAAAGGCGCGGCCGGGAGGCCAGGCAGGGTTCACCCTGCTGGAGCTTGCCTTCGTGATGATGATCATGGGCCTTGCCGTGGGCTTGGCCCTGCCCACCATCAACGCGGTCATGGGCAGCGAGAGCGACCGGGCCACGCTTCGGCGCATCACCGGGCTGGTCCACAGGGGCATGACCGACGCCATCATCTCCGGCGAGGTATGGGAACTCTCCATCGACCCGGCAAAGTCCATGGCCGTGATGGTCCGCAAGGGCGCTCCCATCCAACGCAGCATCAAGGCCGAGCGTCTTCCCCTGCCCGAGGCGTTCCGCCCAGAGGCTTGGCTTACGCCCTCCGGACAGTCCAAGGAGGAGGGCAAGCCCGTACGGATCGCCGTGTATCCCGTGGGGCTTGTCGAGCCTTTCCTCCTCGTGTTCCCGGAGAAGTCAGCCGCTGGCGGCAAGAAGGTCGCCGTAATGGAGGCCGTTGGCTCCTCCCTGCGCTTCGGCACACGCAGCGAATCGCAGGAGATCGAGGCCTTCCGCAAACGCTACCGCCCGCTTCTTACCCCTTGGGCCAGCGTCACCACCTCCGAAACCAAGGACCAATAGGCCAATGGACGCCCGCTCCGGTTCCCGCCAGTCCGGCCTGACCATCCTCGAATCCCTGGTGGCGGTTGCCATCGTCTCCATCGTCATGGTCAGCCTCCTGGCGTCGCTGGCCAAACTGCAGGACCAGCGCATCCGCGCGTCCCAGATCGAGCGTGCCTCGGTGCTGGCCGCGCGCATCGTCGCCGAAGCGGAGCTCAAGGGCCCCGACAACCTGCCCGGGGGCACGGGCCAGTTCCCCGAGCCAGACCAGGACATGCAGTGGTCGCTGGAGGTCAAGAACGGCCCTGCCGACCCGGACCTTCCGCTGCTCACCGTGAAGGTCACCTGGGGGACGAAGGAGATCAACCAGGTCACCCTCAGCAGGCTTCTGGTGCGCCCATGACCACCCGCGCCACCGAACAGGGCTTCACCCTGGTGGAGGTCATGATCGCCCTGCTGATAACAGGCATGATCTTCATGGGCAGCTACGCCGTGCTCTCCCGCGTCACGGAGACAGCCGCCGACGTGGAGGAGAGGCTCCAGATGGGCCAGCAGCTGCGGATCAGCTCCTGGTTCTTCAAGAACGACCTCGGCTCCGTGCTCTACTCCGACTCCAACCGCAACGCGGCCACCACCTTCCTCTCCTTCGTGGGCGGGCGCGGCAGGCCCAGGGATATCGACACGCCTTCCGACGAGGATGTGATCTTGGCCTTCGCCGCCGCCTCCGGCCTTGATTTTCGCGGCACCTTCCCCTCGATGAGCATCGTCAGAGTGGAGTATCTTCTTCGCGACGACCCCGAAAACCCAGGCGAATTCACCCTGTGCAGGCGGGAATGGCCCTACGCCGAGATGCCTTGGCGCGCCGGCAAGGACCGCCCGGTGACTGACGTGGAGATCGTGCGGCGCGTCACCGAACCCTCGATCATGTTCTTCTCCAGCACGGGCGAGGCCACCAACTCCTGGGAGAACCGCTCCCGGATGCTCTCGGGCGAGTGGCAGATACCGGTGCAGGTGCGGCTGACCGCGCGGGTGCGCGGCAAGGAAAAAAGGGTCTTCCCCCTGGAGCTGGTGGCCAACCTGCCGGTGCGCGCCGTCCCCCCCGGACCGCAGGGAGCGCTGAGATGACGCCCGCGACCGGCAAGGCCGGATCAGGACAGGGCGGCGCGGCCCTTATCTACGTGCTCATCCTCACGGGCCTTCTGGCGTCGCTGGCCGTGCGCATCATCTCCAGCGCGGAGGCCGAGGTGTTCGGAGCCCAGGCCGCGCTCAGCCGCGTGCAGGCGCGGCTCATGGCGGAGTCGGCCGTTCTGAGCGCGGCCAAGGTCATCATGCGCGACGCAGCCCTGACCACATCGGACTATCCCGGCGAAAGCTGGGACATATTTCCCGCCGGAGAGAACGTCCCGGGCGGGTGGTTTTTCGGGGACAAGCTCAAGGGCCGGATTGTGGACGAAACGGGCAAGCTGCCCATCAACTCCATCCACCCGGACATGAAGGGGCACCAGACCTATCGTGAAGCCTTCCTGCGCCTGCTGCGCGGGCGCCCCTTCCTGGTGGATTCCGCCCGGGCGGAGGCCATCGCCTCGGCGCTGGAGTCATGGATGACCTCGCCGGCCAAGACAGCCGACCTGGTCCAGGCGGACGAGCCTTACCTGAACGCGGGGCTGCCCTACCGGGTGAAGGGCGGCGCGCTGGACACCGTGGCGGAGCTGAGGCTGGTGCAGGGCGTAAGCGACGAGCTGTATTTCGGCCGCCCCGGGGAAGTGGGCCTGAAAGACCTGGTGACCATCTGGTCCAGCGGCCTGGTCAACGTGAACACCGCCCCCCTGCCCGTGCTGGCGGCCATGGCCGTTGGGCTGGACCAGGCCAAATCGGAGGATTTCGCCAGATCGGTGGACACCTTCCGGCGGACGCCCTCCAACCGCCCCCGGCTCGAAGGCACGGACTGGCTCGCGACCCTTGCTCAGGAACAGGGCAAGGAGGCGCTGCCCCTGGGCATGTTCACCACCCGCAGCCTTTATTTCTCCGCGGATCTCGAATGTTCGTCCGGTTCCGTCACCGCCAGGGCGCACGCCGTCTTCAAACGGCAGCTCAACATGAACAAACTTCAGCCCATCGCGGTGTTGTACCTGCAGGTACAGTAGGATAGAGATACTTCCTATGCACGTCACCGCCCTCGTCGCCCTCGTGGCCCCGGATCACGTCGCCCTGCTGCGGCTCTCCCGCCATCCGCGCGGCCTGGAGTTCGGGGGCTACGCTCAGGCCGAGCTGCCCGACGACGCCGGCCCGGCTGAGATAGCCCGGGCCATTCACCAATTGGCGCAGACCAACGGCATGTTGCAGGAAACGCTGGCCCTGGCGTTGGATGCCTCTAGGGCGGTGTTCCGCAGACTCTATCTGCCATTCACGCAGCGGGCCAAGATCGGCTCTGTGCTTGGGCACCTGATGGAGTCCGGGCTGCCCGACCCAGCCGACACCCAGCTCACCACCTTCACCGAGACCCCCCTGCACGGCCCCGGAAAGACCGTGATCGCTGCCGCCATCGACCGCGATTTCGTCGAGGATCTGGTGGCCTCCCTCCTGGAGGAAGGCTTCGAGACCACCCTGGTCAGCCTGGACATCGCCGGGGAGGACGCCGCCCTGTCGGAGGACGCCCCGCAGGCCCACCCCCCCGGGCTGACGCTGCTGCCGTTCGGCAGGTACGTGGACATCCTCCTGCGCTGCGATGGCCAGCCCCTTTTCTGGCGGCGCGTGCCCGTGGAGGACTGCTCCCCCGAGGACACCGCCCGCACCCTGGCCGAAGAGATCAGGCTCGGCGCCCTGACCGTGGTTGCCTCCGGCTATGACGCCGTTGAGACGGCCTCGGTGGGCCGCCCGCACGGCGAGGAGCCCCCCGAGTGCTGTCTGCGTGCGGTCAGGCTGGCGCTCGATGGGCTGGAGCCCCACAGGATCACCTTCCCCAAGGCTTTCCACGAAAATCCGGCGCTCAGGGAACTCGGCTGCAAGGCCCTTGGCCTCTACGGCGTGGGGCGCATGGCCCTGGGGCTGTGCCCCGGCATGGATTTCCTGCACCCGGGATCGCGCCCGGCCATAGGGCGCAAGAGCCTCAAGCGGATGCTCACCCTCGTAGGGGGGGCGGCGGCCCTGCTGGCTTTCAGCGCCATCCTGACCGCCGTGCTGGGACAGTCGCGCAAGGCGGACGCCCTGAATGACCTGCGGGCCCAGACCAACTCCATCATCTCGTCCGCCCTGCCCGAAGCGCCTGCCAACCTGGGCGTCGACCAGAAGCTCTCCATCATGCGCCGCATGGCCAACGAGCGCGAACAGGAGGAGCTGAATTTTGCCGCCGGAAAGGCCTCCGTGGCCCTGCCGGTGCTCGCGGCCCTGCACAGGAACATACCGGCCAACCTGGGCGTCAAGCTGATGCGCCTGTCGTTCGACGACGGCCACATCTCCATCGACGCCCAGGCCAAGGACTTCAACGCCGTCGAGGAGATCAAGCGCAAGCTCATCGCCTCCAAGGTGTTCAAGGAAGTGGACATCAAGGGCGTCAAACCCACGCAGGACAAGACAGGCGTCGAATTCCGCATGGATATGAACGTGGCCCAGCGGCCCGGCGCGGCAGGTGCGCAATGAACTTCACAAGACAGCACGCACTCTACGCCGGGGGAGGGTTGGCCGTTGTCGTCGCGCTCTGGGCTTGGGTGATTCAACCCTATTCGGAGCGTTCCTCCCGGCTGGACAGGCAGCTTGCCGAGGCCACGCAACAGCTCGCCCAGGCGCGTGCGCTCCAGAACAGACTCGGCAATGCTTCGGAATTTCAGCAGAAGCCTGCCCAGCCTGCGGATTTCTCCCTCTTCGGGCGCGTGGACGCCCTGGCCACCACCCATGAGCTCAAGGCCAACATCACGTCCATGCAGCCCACCACCAAGCAGCTGCCCGGCAACAAGAAGGAATCGCAACTGGACGTGAAGATGAACGCGGTGGATCTCAAGAACCTGCTGGCCTTCCTCAAGGACATCGAGGACGACCCCGCGGGCGTGCGGGTGCGCAGCCTGATCCTGACCAAGACGGGTGACGGCGGGCTCAACGCCGAGCTGAGCCTGGCAGTGGGCATCAGCGAGTAGACCAAGCCCGGCGCGCCCGCTATTTGATGTAGCCGCCCTGTTCGAGGAACAGGAGCACCTCGTGAGCGGTCTCCGTCGAGCTCATGCTGGTGGTGTCGAACCGCAGTTCGGGCGTTACAGGCGTTTCATAGGGGTCGTCTATGCCGGTGACGCCCTTGATCAATCCCGCCCTGGCCTTGGCGTAGATGCCCTTTCGATCGCGCTGGATGCACACTTCGATGGGTGTGCACAGGTGTACCTCGATGAAGCCGCCGTACTTCTCGACCATGGTCCGGGCGTCGCAGCGGGCCTCAGCGTAGGGAGCGATGGGCGAACAGATCGCCACGCCCCTGTTCTTGGTGATCTCGCTGGCCACATAGCCCATGCGCCTGATGTTGAGCATCCTGTGCTCGCGGGAGAAACCGAGTTCGCTGGAGAGCATCTTGCGCACGATGTCGCCGTCCAGCAAGGTCACCGGCCTCTGGCGCATCTCCATGAGCTTCACGTAGAGGATTTTGGCCAGGGTGGACTTGCCCGCCCCGGAATACCCCGTGATGAAGATGGTGAAACCCTGCTCGCTCCTGGGCGGAAAGGCCTGGCGAAGCTCCTGCACGACACCCGGCGGGCAGCACCAGGGCGGTATCTCCAGCCCGAACTCCAGCCTGCGCCGAAGCTCGACGGGATCGACGGATCGTACTCCGGGATCGCCAGAGAGCACCGAATCGATCGGAACGAACTGCGCGCGGCTCTCCAGATAGACCATTTCCTCAGGAATCACGCACTGAACCCCGGTATCACCGGCGTGCAACGCCACCAGCCGTTGTGCCTCCCCGCCTGGATAGAACGGAGCCTGCCCGGCGGGGGCCGGGTCCGCGTGGGTATTGCGCACCAGCATGTGCGTGCAGCCGAAGTTGCCGAACACGCAGGCCTCCAGCAGGGCCTGCCTTGGGCCTGCCGGGCGTTCGCACATGGGGGTGAGGCCGAGGCGCAACATGTTGCGGGGGAAGGTGTCGGCAAAGGCGCTCATGCAGCGCACCGTGGTGAAGTGGTCGTCCCAGCCCAGCACGTCGCGGTTGACGCTGGAAAGCGCCAGGATGCTGCCCCCTATGCGCCGGGCGGCGAGCATCAGACTCTCCCGCCAGCCTCCGTGCAGGTCGCAGTCCAGCGTCACCCCCAGCACCCGCACCCAGCCTGAAGCGCCGGCCGCGCGCAACACGTCCGCGGGCTGGTGGCGCAGATCGGCGAAATCAACGTGATGGGGGAGGTGCAGCCCCTCGAGGCGGCCCGAGAGGTAGGTCACGTCAGGCCGCTCCAACAGTCTGCGCACGCCCGGGTGCAGGGCCGGATCGTCCGTTCCGAAGACCGCGCGCGCTTCGCGGGCCAGGTCCGGCTTCCAGGCCTCCTCCAGGTGCATCACGGCCAGCATGAACCCCTCTCCGTCCCGCAGGGCCAGGCTGTCGCCGGGCTTGAGTCCGGCCCCCTGCCCGCTCTCAACTTCCAGGCAGACGGGCATGGGCCAGAAGCGCCCGTCGGACAGCCGCATTTCCTCAAGCACACCCTCGTAGTCGGCCCTGGAGAGAAAGCCCTTGAGAGGGGCGTAAGCCCCGCTCAGGATCATCTCCAGGTCGCCGAGGGCCTGGACGGAAAGAGAAACGGACGGGAAGCCCACGGAATGGGCCTTCAGTTCGCTGGCCCGCTCTGGCGAGGCCATGGGGCACGGCAGGTTCATCTTGTCACGCCTTCGGTCGATTTTCATGCCTTGTCGGTTCCGGAAATGGGTTTGGTGG
This genomic stretch from Fundidesulfovibrio soli harbors:
- a CDS encoding pilus assembly FimT family protein is translated as MRLTPPPGRTGHQPPGALRKARPGGQAGFTLLELAFVMMIMGLAVGLALPTINAVMGSESDRATLRRITGLVHRGMTDAIISGEVWELSIDPAKSMAVMVRKGAPIQRSIKAERLPLPEAFRPEAWLTPSGQSKEEGKPVRIAVYPVGLVEPFLLVFPEKSAAGGKKVAVMEAVGSSLRFGTRSESQEIEAFRKRYRPLLTPWASVTTSETKDQ
- the gspG gene encoding type II secretion system major pseudopilin GspG, translating into MHSNPTNNRIPALFRRSQSGFTLIEMMVVIVILGVLAGLVVPRFIDQPDKAKVVKAKAQIESLSMAIKQYKLDNGVYPTTEQGLKSLKEKPTMGRVPQNYPPRGYLDGPLPKDPWNNEFIYISPGEHNDFEIVSLGADAQPGGEGPNADIKSWEIN
- a CDS encoding type IV pilus modification PilV family protein, giving the protein MDARSGSRQSGLTILESLVAVAIVSIVMVSLLASLAKLQDQRIRASQIERASVLAARIVAEAELKGPDNLPGGTGQFPEPDQDMQWSLEVKNGPADPDLPLLTVKVTWGTKEINQVTLSRLLVRP
- a CDS encoding general secretion pathway protein GspK gives rise to the protein MTPATGKAGSGQGGAALIYVLILTGLLASLAVRIISSAEAEVFGAQAALSRVQARLMAESAVLSAAKVIMRDAALTTSDYPGESWDIFPAGENVPGGWFFGDKLKGRIVDETGKLPINSIHPDMKGHQTYREAFLRLLRGRPFLVDSARAEAIASALESWMTSPAKTADLVQADEPYLNAGLPYRVKGGALDTVAELRLVQGVSDELYFGRPGEVGLKDLVTIWSSGLVNVNTAPLPVLAAMAVGLDQAKSEDFARSVDTFRRTPSNRPRLEGTDWLATLAQEQGKEALPLGMFTTRSLYFSADLECSSGSVTARAHAVFKRQLNMNKLQPIAVLYLQVQ
- a CDS encoding PulJ/GspJ family protein, which produces MTTRATEQGFTLVEVMIALLITGMIFMGSYAVLSRVTETAADVEERLQMGQQLRISSWFFKNDLGSVLYSDSNRNAATTFLSFVGGRGRPRDIDTPSDEDVILAFAAASGLDFRGTFPSMSIVRVEYLLRDDPENPGEFTLCRREWPYAEMPWRAGKDRPVTDVEIVRRVTEPSIMFFSSTGEATNSWENRSRMLSGEWQIPVQVRLTARVRGKEKRVFPLELVANLPVRAVPPGPQGALR
- a CDS encoding PilN domain-containing protein codes for the protein MHVTALVALVAPDHVALLRLSRHPRGLEFGGYAQAELPDDAGPAEIARAIHQLAQTNGMLQETLALALDASRAVFRRLYLPFTQRAKIGSVLGHLMESGLPDPADTQLTTFTETPLHGPGKTVIAAAIDRDFVEDLVASLLEEGFETTLVSLDIAGEDAALSEDAPQAHPPGLTLLPFGRYVDILLRCDGQPLFWRRVPVEDCSPEDTARTLAEEIRLGALTVVASGYDAVETASVGRPHGEEPPECCLRAVRLALDGLEPHRITFPKAFHENPALRELGCKALGLYGVGRMALGLCPGMDFLHPGSRPAIGRKSLKRMLTLVGGAAALLAFSAILTAVLGQSRKADALNDLRAQTNSIISSALPEAPANLGVDQKLSIMRRMANEREQEELNFAAGKASVALPVLAALHRNIPANLGVKLMRLSFDDGHISIDAQAKDFNAVEEIKRKLIASKVFKEVDIKGVKPTQDKTGVEFRMDMNVAQRPGAAGAQ
- a CDS encoding type II secretion system F family protein, with product MPVFEYVAIDALGKNCKGILAADSAASARHALLQRKLFVKSLRAAQADAVADKTPAKAGWQMPVLFSGVTRQQLTGATQVLATLLEAGLPLDKALSGLIEHMPTAPAQRVFSHILERVKEGWELSAALAEHPRVFPDTYIHMVRAGESSGTLQIVMSNLSTYLERQYALKRKLQAAMIYPCFILVFGALVISILLLYVIPEVTRIFVDLKRDLPVPTVILIAVTDFMRSYWPLMLGGMVGLFLTMLRVARIPAVRRVLDRILLYVPVIGPIVHEAAMARLTRSLGTCLKQGVTLLDAVDIGAAVAGNTVFAEAMAAVREKAQQGAGITEPMRATGVFSPIVLQLAAAGEQSGQLDSMLLTVARMLEAEVENRVTAASSVVEPALILAMGAVVAFMVVAVMLPIFEMSSLIG